A region from the Nesterenkonia lacusekhoensis genome encodes:
- a CDS encoding sirohydrochlorin chelatase, protein MPPTPPALAAISHGTSSPAGQAVVRALADQVRHLAVSEEAEGHPVGTVVLGHVDVQQPDVATTLDSLAEGESAVLVPLLLSAGFHVNVDMKEAVDAAGRPAVIAGALGPDERLAAVLQRRLDEAGADLGRDTVILAAAGSSDASAVRDVGETARLLSGRLGARVQDAYLSFAEPSVPEAVRAAVEENPSGRVAVVSYLLAPGYFQDLLEARASKAGAAVITQPLLHLHEDTPQVPDELPRIVLDRYGLAS, encoded by the coding sequence ATGCCCCCGACGCCGCCCGCGCTGGCCGCCATCTCCCACGGCACCTCCTCCCCCGCCGGCCAGGCGGTGGTCCGGGCGCTCGCCGATCAGGTGCGGCACCTGGCCGTCTCCGAGGAGGCCGAGGGGCACCCGGTGGGCACTGTGGTGCTGGGGCATGTGGATGTCCAGCAGCCGGATGTCGCCACCACCCTGGACTCACTGGCCGAGGGTGAGTCGGCCGTGCTGGTCCCCCTGCTGCTGTCGGCGGGGTTCCACGTGAATGTGGATATGAAGGAGGCGGTGGATGCGGCCGGCCGGCCCGCCGTCATCGCCGGTGCGCTGGGCCCAGATGAGCGCTTGGCAGCCGTTCTGCAGCGTCGCTTGGATGAGGCCGGGGCGGATCTCGGCCGAGACACCGTCATCCTCGCGGCGGCCGGGTCCTCCGACGCCTCCGCCGTGCGCGACGTCGGTGAGACCGCCCGGCTGCTCAGCGGACGTCTGGGCGCCCGCGTCCAGGACGCCTATCTGTCCTTCGCCGAGCCCTCCGTCCCCGAGGCTGTGCGCGCCGCCGTCGAGGAGAACCCCTCCGGCCGAGTCGCCGTGGTGAGCTACCTGCTGGCCCCCGGCTACTTCCAGGACCTGCTGGAGGCACGGGCCTCGAAGGCCGGAGCCGCCGTCATCACCCAACCCCTCCTCCACCTCCACGAGGACACACCCCAGGTCCCCGACGAGCTGCCCCGCATCGTCCTGGACCGCTACGGCCTCGCCTCCTGA
- the cobA gene encoding uroporphyrinogen-III C-methyltransferase, which produces MSWDHQNSEGQDRSPTPAAQHPAAGRVTLVGGGPGAADLMTVRARDALAAADVVLYDRLAPTDDLRTWAPQAQLFDVGKRPGHHRVTQENIHSMMLDAARRGHHVVRLKGGDPYVFGRGCEEVAACREAGIPVTTVPGLTSAVAVPAAAGIPVTARGINRAFTVISGHDPLTEQELAGLTSLGGTVVVLMGIGTLGHTVEGLRRHGLGEDTPVGVVEHGLTSQQRVCLAPLDGILAAVAAQRIGSPAVLVIGEVVRLAADGPGRGEAGTAEEAAGVVRAAALQAGALA; this is translated from the coding sequence ATGAGCTGGGACCACCAGAACAGCGAGGGCCAGGACCGGAGCCCGACGCCGGCTGCCCAGCACCCAGCCGCCGGTCGGGTCACTCTCGTGGGAGGAGGACCGGGTGCTGCGGATCTGATGACCGTCCGCGCCCGAGACGCTCTGGCCGCCGCCGACGTCGTGCTCTACGACCGGCTGGCCCCCACCGACGATCTGCGGACCTGGGCCCCGCAGGCCCAGCTGTTCGATGTGGGCAAGCGCCCCGGGCATCACCGGGTCACCCAGGAGAACATCCACTCGATGATGCTCGACGCCGCGCGCCGCGGCCATCATGTGGTCCGGCTCAAAGGTGGGGACCCCTATGTCTTCGGCCGCGGCTGCGAGGAGGTGGCGGCCTGCCGCGAGGCCGGGATACCGGTCACCACAGTGCCGGGCCTGACCTCTGCAGTGGCCGTGCCTGCCGCCGCCGGCATCCCGGTGACAGCCCGCGGCATCAATCGGGCCTTCACCGTCATCTCAGGACATGACCCGCTCACCGAGCAGGAGCTGGCCGGGCTGACCAGCCTGGGCGGTACAGTGGTGGTCCTGATGGGCATCGGAACGTTGGGTCATACTGTGGAGGGACTGCGCCGCCACGGCCTGGGCGAGGACACTCCGGTCGGAGTGGTGGAGCATGGCCTGACCTCACAGCAGCGGGTCTGCCTGGCGCCGCTGGACGGAATCCTGGCAGCTGTGGCCGCCCAGCGCATCGGATCGCCGGCCGTGCTGGTGATCGGCGAGGTGGTCCGACTGGCCGCCGACGGGCCCGGCAGGGGAGAGGCCGGCACCGCGGAGGAGGCGGCCGGCGTCGTGCGTGCCGCCGCGCTGCAGGCGGGGGCTCTGGCATGA
- the nirB gene encoding nitrite reductase large subunit NirB: MSPIQTCDATAPAGVRHIAVVGGGPAAHRLVEALISREPAETRISLFTEEALPPYDRVGLSRRFEDPEDDLLLGDSALWENPQVRLHTGTVVTALDPAAKTITTTPAAGSDGLGESEVVGFDEVVLATGSTAPAPPIRGSEEIAVYRTLEDVDWLTRRVEQLREELGRTPHCAVIGGGLLGLEAAGGLKGRGATVTIVHSRDYLMNAQLDEGGGRTLNRLLAKEGYDLHMGERPAALTINGAGSFRFTLNFAETSDVSADLVVAAVGITARDELGRDAGLETNPRGGIVIDQTCATSAPHVWAIGEVANYEGLCMGLVAPANAMAEVVADRLLGGEASFDGFDTAAKLKLAGMDVASFGDTFAETEGALEVVYADSVAGVYQKLVVTDDASTLLGGVFVGDATPYSSLRPLLGRELPAEPGAFLSASGGDVDMDLPDDAEVCSCKAVCAGHIRQAVAGETTGEPVTEMGALKSCTAVGTQCGSCVPLAKKTMEKAMLAQGMEVSTAMCEHFGYARAELFEVVRATQLTSFTEIVDRFGSPADSSINFGCDICKPAVASMLAALHDGYILEGGRGGLQDTNDRALANMQRNGTYSVMPRIPAGEITPDKLAVIAEVAKEFGLYTKISAAQRIDLFGARLEQLPKIWMRLVDAGFESGQAYGKALRNVKSCVGTTWCRYGLQDSVAMGVRLENRYKGLRSPHKMKFGVSGCARECAEARGKDAGIIATPEGWNLYVGGNGGATPVHAQLLAKDLDDQTLIRYMDRYIMYYVRTADRMQRTARWIEELPGGIDHVYDVVVRDSLGIAEDLEVAMAEHVERYEDEWAATLKDPEKLRRFRSFINAPEAPDTDLKYVLERDQFRPAFEEEKQAAAAGEGPVLLGPVIPVRSDAVTASPLDGTVRSPDADGEPMIEEDLELVGAPASGRKVGAS; the protein is encoded by the coding sequence ATGTCTCCTATCCAGACCTGTGATGCCACTGCCCCTGCAGGGGTCCGCCATATCGCCGTCGTCGGCGGAGGACCCGCTGCGCACCGGCTGGTCGAGGCGCTGATCTCGCGCGAACCGGCGGAGACCCGCATCAGCCTCTTCACCGAAGAGGCCCTGCCTCCCTACGACCGAGTGGGCCTGTCCCGGCGCTTCGAGGACCCGGAGGACGATCTGCTGCTGGGCGACTCCGCCCTCTGGGAGAACCCACAGGTCAGACTGCACACCGGCACCGTGGTGACCGCTCTGGATCCCGCGGCGAAGACCATCACGACGACGCCGGCCGCGGGCTCCGACGGCCTCGGTGAGTCCGAGGTGGTCGGCTTCGACGAGGTCGTGCTCGCCACCGGCTCCACCGCCCCGGCACCGCCCATCCGCGGCAGTGAGGAGATCGCGGTCTACCGCACCCTCGAGGACGTGGACTGGCTGACTCGGCGTGTGGAGCAGCTGCGCGAAGAGCTCGGCCGGACCCCGCACTGTGCGGTCATCGGCGGAGGCCTGCTCGGCCTGGAGGCCGCCGGCGGTCTCAAGGGCCGCGGCGCCACAGTGACCATCGTCCATTCCCGGGACTACCTGATGAACGCCCAGCTGGACGAGGGCGGCGGCCGCACGCTGAACCGGCTGTTGGCCAAGGAGGGCTATGACCTCCACATGGGTGAGCGGCCGGCTGCGCTGACCATCAACGGCGCCGGCTCCTTCCGCTTCACCCTGAACTTCGCGGAGACCTCCGATGTCTCGGCGGACCTGGTGGTCGCCGCCGTCGGGATCACCGCCCGTGATGAGCTGGGCCGCGATGCCGGCCTGGAGACCAATCCGCGCGGCGGCATCGTCATCGACCAGACCTGTGCGACCTCCGCGCCCCATGTCTGGGCCATCGGCGAGGTGGCCAACTATGAGGGCCTCTGCATGGGCCTGGTGGCGCCGGCCAACGCGATGGCCGAGGTTGTGGCCGACCGACTCCTCGGCGGTGAGGCCAGCTTCGACGGCTTCGACACGGCCGCGAAGCTGAAGCTGGCCGGGATGGACGTGGCCAGCTTCGGCGACACCTTCGCAGAGACTGAGGGAGCTCTGGAGGTGGTCTACGCCGACTCCGTCGCAGGGGTCTACCAGAAGCTCGTGGTCACCGATGACGCCTCCACACTGCTGGGCGGCGTCTTCGTCGGAGATGCGACTCCATACTCCTCGCTGCGCCCGCTGTTGGGGCGTGAGCTGCCCGCTGAGCCCGGAGCCTTCCTCTCAGCCTCCGGAGGAGACGTGGACATGGACCTGCCCGACGACGCCGAGGTCTGCTCCTGCAAAGCCGTCTGCGCAGGGCACATCCGTCAGGCCGTCGCCGGGGAGACCACCGGTGAACCGGTCACCGAGATGGGGGCCCTGAAGAGCTGCACGGCTGTGGGCACCCAGTGCGGCTCCTGCGTCCCGCTGGCCAAGAAGACCATGGAGAAGGCGATGCTCGCTCAGGGGATGGAGGTCTCCACGGCGATGTGTGAGCACTTCGGCTATGCCCGCGCCGAGCTCTTCGAAGTGGTCCGGGCGACCCAGCTGACCTCCTTCACCGAGATCGTGGACCGGTTCGGCTCGCCTGCGGACTCCAGCATCAACTTCGGCTGTGACATCTGTAAGCCGGCTGTGGCCTCCATGCTGGCCGCCCTGCACGACGGCTACATCCTGGAGGGCGGCCGTGGCGGTCTCCAGGACACCAATGACCGTGCGCTGGCCAATATGCAGCGCAACGGCACCTACTCCGTGATGCCGCGCATACCCGCCGGAGAGATCACCCCGGACAAGCTGGCCGTCATCGCGGAGGTCGCCAAGGAGTTCGGGCTCTACACCAAGATCTCCGCAGCCCAGCGCATCGATCTGTTCGGTGCTCGGCTGGAGCAGCTGCCCAAGATCTGGATGCGTTTGGTGGACGCCGGGTTCGAATCCGGACAGGCCTACGGCAAGGCTCTGCGCAACGTGAAATCTTGCGTGGGCACCACCTGGTGCCGCTACGGTCTGCAGGATTCGGTGGCGATGGGCGTCCGCCTGGAGAACAGATACAAGGGCCTGCGCTCGCCGCATAAGATGAAGTTCGGTGTCTCCGGCTGCGCCCGCGAATGCGCTGAGGCCCGCGGCAAGGACGCCGGCATCATCGCCACCCCGGAGGGATGGAACCTCTATGTCGGCGGCAACGGCGGTGCGACCCCGGTCCACGCCCAGCTGTTGGCCAAGGACCTCGATGATCAGACGCTCATCCGGTACATGGACCGCTACATCATGTACTACGTCCGCACGGCTGACCGGATGCAGCGCACAGCCCGGTGGATCGAGGAGCTGCCCGGGGGCATCGACCATGTCTACGACGTGGTCGTCAGGGACTCCTTGGGCATCGCCGAAGATCTCGAGGTGGCGATGGCTGAGCATGTGGAACGCTATGAGGACGAGTGGGCGGCCACGCTGAAGGATCCGGAGAAGCTGCGCCGCTTCCGTTCCTTCATCAATGCACCGGAGGCCCCGGACACCGATCTGAAGTATGTTCTCGAGCGAGATCAGTTCCGTCCTGCCTTCGAAGAGGAGAAGCAGGCCGCGGCCGCCGGGGAAGGGCCGGTGCTGCTCGGCCCGGTCATCCCGGTCCGCTCGGATGCGGTGACTGCCTCCCCTCTGGATGGCACAGTCCGCTCGCCGGATGCTGACGGCGAGCCCATGATCGAGGAGGACCTCGAGCTGGTGGGAGCCCCTGCCTCGGGACGGAAGGTCGGTGCCTCATGA
- the nirD gene encoding nitrite reductase small subunit NirD has translation MSTEHATETALWHRICPVEELEPMWGEAALLDGTQIALVRLPDERIFAVDHWDPVAQANVMARGIVGSKGGTPTLASPIHKQVYSLQTGECLSEDGPALGTFEVRVQDGHLEVKA, from the coding sequence GTGAGCACAGAACACGCGACTGAGACTGCACTCTGGCACCGCATCTGCCCGGTCGAGGAGCTGGAACCGATGTGGGGCGAGGCCGCACTGCTCGACGGCACCCAGATCGCTCTGGTCCGGCTGCCCGATGAACGGATCTTCGCCGTCGACCATTGGGACCCGGTGGCCCAGGCCAACGTCATGGCACGCGGGATCGTCGGGTCCAAGGGCGGAACCCCCACGCTGGCCTCCCCGATCCATAAACAGGTCTACAGCCTGCAGACCGGCGAGTGCCTCTCTGAGGACGGTCCGGCGCTGGGCACCTTCGAAGTCCGCGTGCAGGACGGTCACCTCGAGGTGAAGGCCTGA
- the fdhA gene encoding formaldehyde dehydrogenase, glutathione-independent translates to MSSNRVVVYKSPGEVEVESIDYPRLEVPREVADHFGITQKAPHAAILKVTTTNICGSDQHMVRGRTTAPVGQTLGHEITGEVVETGEDVLFVREGDICSVPFNIACGRCRMCEEGKTGICLNVNPARAGAAYGYVDMGGWIGGQAEYVMVPYADFNLLKFPDRDQALEKILDLTMLSDIFPTGYHGAYTAGVTTGSTVYVAGAGPVGLAAAHSAQLLGASVVMVGDMNADRLRQAESFGCVGIDLTTDGTLEEKIAEVIGEPEVDAAVDAVGFEARGHGADAGEAPATVLNDCMGVARAGAGIGIPGLYVTGDPGAVDDAAKEGTLGVRLGLGWAKSHRFMTGQCPVKQYNRKLMNLILHDKAQIAKAVSATTISLDEAPQGYQQFDSGVAQKFVIDPHGMVEA, encoded by the coding sequence ATGAGCAGCAATCGCGTCGTCGTCTATAAGAGCCCCGGTGAGGTGGAGGTCGAGAGCATCGACTATCCCCGTCTGGAAGTCCCTCGGGAGGTGGCCGACCACTTCGGGATCACACAGAAGGCTCCCCATGCCGCCATCCTGAAGGTGACCACCACCAACATCTGCGGCTCCGACCAACACATGGTCCGCGGCCGCACCACGGCACCGGTGGGCCAGACGCTGGGCCACGAGATCACCGGCGAAGTCGTCGAGACCGGTGAGGATGTGCTGTTCGTCCGCGAGGGCGACATCTGCTCGGTGCCCTTCAACATCGCCTGCGGCCGCTGCCGGATGTGCGAAGAGGGCAAGACCGGCATCTGCCTGAACGTGAACCCGGCCCGCGCCGGTGCGGCCTACGGCTACGTGGACATGGGCGGCTGGATCGGCGGACAGGCCGAGTACGTAATGGTCCCCTACGCCGACTTCAACCTGCTGAAGTTCCCGGACCGCGACCAGGCCCTGGAGAAGATCCTGGACCTGACGATGCTCTCGGACATCTTCCCCACCGGTTACCACGGGGCCTACACGGCCGGGGTGACCACCGGTTCCACGGTCTATGTGGCCGGCGCCGGGCCGGTGGGCCTGGCGGCCGCACACTCGGCCCAGCTGCTCGGGGCTTCGGTGGTGATGGTCGGCGATATGAACGCCGACAGACTCCGCCAGGCAGAGAGCTTCGGCTGTGTGGGCATCGATCTGACCACCGACGGGACGCTGGAGGAGAAGATCGCCGAGGTCATCGGCGAACCCGAGGTGGACGCCGCAGTCGACGCCGTCGGCTTCGAGGCCCGCGGGCACGGGGCCGACGCCGGTGAGGCTCCCGCCACCGTGCTCAACGACTGCATGGGCGTGGCCCGTGCCGGAGCCGGCATCGGGATCCCGGGGCTGTATGTGACCGGGGACCCGGGAGCGGTGGACGACGCCGCGAAGGAAGGGACCCTCGGGGTACGGCTGGGCCTGGGATGGGCGAAGTCGCACCGCTTCATGACCGGTCAGTGCCCGGTGAAGCAGTACAACCGCAAGCTGATGAACCTGATCCTGCACGACAAGGCACAGATCGCGAAGGCAGTCAGCGCGACGACGATCAGTCTGGACGAGGCCCCGCAGGGCTATCAGCAGTTCGACAGCGGGGTGGCGCAGAAGTTCGTGATCGACCCGCACGGGATGGTGGAGGCCTGA